Below is a window of Romeriopsis navalis LEGE 11480 DNA.
ATACGGGGGAGATTGATTTTCAGGCGCAGTTGGGTGGGAAGGGGCGGATTGTGTTGGCTTCTTCCGGGGCGACGGAATATTCCTTTGAGCGGGAGGGCGAGGAACTGGCGATTTATACGCGCTATCTGGTGCGGGGGATTCGCACGGGGGCGGCGGATCGCGATGAGGATGGCTGGATCTCAGCGGATGAGCTGCATGACTATGTGCGAGCGGAGGTGAAGAAGGAAGCACCGTCGATGAATCCGGAGCGGTATGTGTTTCAGGATGGGGAGAAGATTTTGTTGGCGCAGGCGGTGGTGGCTGACCCGCGGCAGGCTTATCGGAAGTTGGTGGAGAAATACGGTTTGGATGGAGAAATCCGGGCCACTGGGAAAGCAATTTTGCGTCGGAATCGGCTTAAGTTAGATTTGCCAGAAGATGTGGCGAAGCTAATTCAGGATGAGGTCTTGCTGCCTTACCGTTTGCACCAGGAAAATTTGACTGAGTATGAAGCGGTTTTGCGGGAGGAATTGGCGATAGAGAATCCTTTAGGTGCGAGAACTCTGGCGGAGTTGAAGGATTTGCAGAAATTGTTGGGATTAACGGATAAGAGTGTGGAGGAAATTTGGATCAACAATTGCATAAGGGTGAAATCAAGCGAGTCGGTGGGCGACGAAGATCTGATCCCCCCTAGCCCCCCTTCAAAAGGGGGGGATATGAAAGAGGTTTCTGAACAAGTTAATGGAAGCGAAAAGGCAACGCTCAAAGTCCCCCTTAGGTCGGGGGATTTAGGGGGATCACCCACCACGCAACCCACCGAAAACTCCCAGATCAACACCTTCCAAACCGACCTCGGCAATGGCGTCTTCCTCGATATGATTCGCATCCCCGCCGGAGAATTCTGGATGGGGTCAGTTGGAAATGAGGAAAGTACGTATGACGATGGATATCCCCGTCACCGTGTCAAAGTTCCAGAATTTTGGATGGGAAAATTTGCTGTAACTCAGGCTCAGTGGTCAGCAGTCGCAAAGCTGCCGAAAGTTAAGCAGGATTTGGAAGCTAATCCGTCGAAATTCAAAGGAGCCGATCTCCCTATCGAACAAGTTTCATGGTTCGATGCGGTGGAATTCTGCGATCGCTTAGTCCAAAAAACGGGCAATACCTATCGTCTTCCTAGCGAAGCGGAATGGGAATACGCCTGTCGAGCTGGAACCGAAACGCCATTTCACTTTGGTACAGAGATTTCGAGTAAGTTGGCTAACTATGGCAAAAATCATAAAGGGACAATCGACGTTGGGAGTTTCTCACCTAATGATTTTGGTCTATACGATACGCATGGCAATGTTTGGGAGTGGTGTATGGATGATTGGCATAACAATTATCAAGGTGCGCCAGATGATGGATCTGCATGGATGAAAATATCTGAAACTGCTTCTAGGAAGGTACGGCGGGGCGGTTCCTGGGGCGATTTTCCGAGGGATTGCCGCTCCGCCTATCGCAGCTACGACGACCCGGGCAGCCGCAACTACTTCATCGGATTTCGAGTTATGTGTTGCTCCCCGAGGACTCTTGCGTAGCCCTTTGCACTTTTCCCCTCTGGCGCTTTGCGCTCTTTCCTTTTCCCTTCTTCGCGCGAAGCGCGATCAAATTTTTTCGCCCATCCCCCCAACCTCCCCAAATCCACGGATCCCAAATCTACCCTAGGGCAGAGCCAATATCCGCCAATCTGCTCTAGCGTAAATTCCTTACCCAAAAGTTCGGCTCTACGCACAAATTCTCTCAAACTCAGCAAATCCCGTGAATTGATCAAAACCTTTCCTGATTCGATCGAGGAATAGTCGTAAAGGAGTAAGAACGCTAAAAAATCTCTGAAACGCAGTATCTACGGGTATTTACGGAGATCCACTGAGCGGCTATGTGGCTAATTTAGCGCCACTGATAATCTAGGCTAGCGCCACCGAATGATCCGGGATTTATGAAAAAGTCCAACTGGCTCGACATTGCCGAATATTCTCTCCTCGCAGGCTCAGGTGTCGGTGCGGTCATCGCGATCGTCTCAAAACAGCTCGCCTTCACCGCCACGCCAGTCTCCCTGTTGCTCCTCGTCAATCTGCTCAACCGCCGTCGTGTGGACCAAGAGATAGAGGCCCGCAGTCAGGAGAGTATCACTTTAGTCGAGCATCGTCTCAGTAAACAGGTAGAGGCCATCGATCGTCGGGTACAGGGACTCCCCACCTTCTGGGATCTGGCCAGCCTGCGCAAAACCGTGCTGCAAAAAAATCGCCTCGTTAGCACCCAAATCCACCAAGAACTCAGCCACCGCCTCACCGAACTCGAAAAAGAAGACTCCCCCGAACTCGTCGCCCAAATCAATCATCTCAAAGAACAGCAAGCCCGGATGCAAACCGTCTTGACTGCCGCCGAACGCAACCTGGCCCACATCGTCAGCCACGATCGCATGCGCGAAGCCGAAGACGAACTCCAGACCATGCGATCGCAAATGGGCAAAGTCCAAGACGCGATCAACAAGTTCACCCGCACGATGAACCCCAGTGCGATCAAAACCATCCAAGGCCAAATCGATCACCTCAACCGCCGCATTACCTCCCTGCCCAACCCCGTCGATACCGAGCGCCTCCAGCAAGAAATGAAGGAAGTGCTCAAGTCGATCAACGACATGGCCAGCCGCCGCGAAACCACCCGGATGCTCGACGAAATCGTCCAGATTCGCACCCAGCAAGAACGCCTCGACCAAAAAGTTGCGCCGATTTATCTGATCGCCAAGGGGATGCGCCGTCAAGTCGCCACCCTCGAAGGCGTCATGCGCGACCACAACATGTTCCAAGGCGGCGTCGAACCGATCGAAGCGGCCTCCATCACCGAACTGAAAGAAGCGATCGCGACGATCGAGCAGCGGATTCAGCACCTGCCCGCCGAAGTTGATTTGGTTCAACTGCGCGGCGAAGTCTTCAGCCGCCTCGATAGCAAAACCGACACCCTGCACCAAGAAATCCAAGGCGTTCAGCAATCCGCCCACAACCTGACCCAGCAGCAGCAAATGATGGAAGGCTGGATCAAGCGCCTGCCGGAATTCCTCGACTTCAGCTCCCTGCGCAACCAGATGAAGTATCTGGGCGATCGACTCGATAGCCATGAAGTGCGACTCGACGAAACCAGCGCCAGCATTGAGCAACTCCAACCCGGCAGCAAAAACGCCAAATACGAGCTGCTGTTTGATTTACCGAATTCCACCGGACTCAACGGCAATCGCTCCCTCCTCGAAGCCGCCCTCGAAACCGCCGAAAACTGCGTCACGATGGTGTTGCCCCACCCCGACAAATCCGTCTTCGACAAAGATTTACTCAAGCAAGTACGCGGC
It encodes the following:
- a CDS encoding SUMF1/EgtB/PvdO family nonheme iron enzyme, with product TGEIDFQAQLGGKGRIVLASSGATEYSFEREGEELAIYTRYLVRGIRTGAADRDEDGWISADELHDYVRAEVKKEAPSMNPERYVFQDGEKILLAQAVVADPRQAYRKLVEKYGLDGEIRATGKAILRRNRLKLDLPEDVAKLIQDEVLLPYRLHQENLTEYEAVLREELAIENPLGARTLAELKDLQKLLGLTDKSVEEIWINNCIRVKSSESVGDEDLIPPSPPSKGGDMKEVSEQVNGSEKATLKVPLRSGDLGGSPTTQPTENSQINTFQTDLGNGVFLDMIRIPAGEFWMGSVGNEESTYDDGYPRHRVKVPEFWMGKFAVTQAQWSAVAKLPKVKQDLEANPSKFKGADLPIEQVSWFDAVEFCDRLVQKTGNTYRLPSEAEWEYACRAGTETPFHFGTEISSKLANYGKNHKGTIDVGSFSPNDFGLYDTHGNVWEWCMDDWHNNYQGAPDDGSAWMKISETASRKVRRGGSWGDFPRDCRSAYRSYDDPGSRNYFIGFRVMCCSPRTLA